The proteins below are encoded in one region of Sphingobacterium sp. R2:
- the map gene encoding type I methionyl aminopeptidase: MSKVFYKSAEDIEQLRKSADVLSQLLGEIAKVIKPGVKTISLDKLAYEYIHDNGGTPAFLNYQGFPYSLCISVNDQIVHGFPSDYEIKDGDLVSVDGGVNLNGFISDSAYTFGVGEISEQAQLLLDVTKESLYKGVEQAVAGKRVGDISSAVQEYVSKFGFGIVRELVGHGVGYHLHEKPEVPNYGKRGAGPKLEEGLVICIEPMINAGRAGVRFWDDGWTVSTVDGKLSAHFEQMVAIRKGEPDVLLTFEHVEKVLNKK, translated from the coding sequence ATGTCTAAAGTATTTTATAAGTCAGCAGAAGATATAGAGCAATTGCGAAAGTCAGCAGATGTGCTTTCGCAATTGCTTGGTGAAATCGCAAAAGTGATTAAGCCTGGGGTAAAGACTATATCTCTTGATAAATTAGCTTATGAGTATATTCATGATAACGGAGGGACGCCAGCGTTCTTAAATTATCAAGGATTTCCATATTCTTTGTGTATATCTGTCAACGATCAAATTGTACACGGTTTTCCCAGCGATTACGAAATTAAAGACGGAGATCTTGTTTCAGTCGATGGAGGTGTCAATTTGAACGGTTTTATCAGTGATTCTGCTTATACCTTTGGTGTGGGTGAAATATCTGAGCAAGCACAATTGTTGTTGGATGTAACAAAGGAGTCTTTGTACAAAGGTGTTGAACAGGCGGTGGCTGGTAAACGTGTTGGGGATATCTCTTCAGCTGTTCAGGAGTATGTGAGCAAATTCGGATTTGGAATTGTTCGCGAGCTGGTTGGACACGGAGTTGGTTATCACTTACATGAAAAACCTGAGGTTCCTAATTATGGAAAACGAGGTGCTGGTCCTAAATTGGAAGAAGGTTTGGTTATTTGTATCGAACCGATGATCAATGCGGGGCGTGCAGGCGTTCGTTTTTGGGATGATGGTTGGACAGTAAGTACAGTGGATGGGAAATTATCGGCGCACTTCGAACAGATGGTTGCAATCCGAAAAGGAGAACCAGATGTGTTGCTGACATTCGAACATGTAGAGAAAGTTTTGAACAAAAAGTAA
- the infA gene encoding translation initiation factor IF-1, which produces MAKQASIEQDGIIREALSNAMFRVELENGHEIIAHISGKMRMHYIKILPGDKVKLEMSPYDLTKGRITYRYK; this is translated from the coding sequence ATGGCTAAACAAGCCTCAATAGAACAAGACGGTATAATTAGAGAGGCACTTTCTAATGCTATGTTTAGGGTAGAGTTGGAAAATGGACATGAAATCATTGCCCATATTTCTGGTAAAATGCGCATGCACTATATCAAAATTTTACCTGGTGATAAAGTTAAATTGGAAATGTCTCCGTATGATTTGACTAAAGGAAGGATTACTTATCGCTATAAGTAG
- the ykgO gene encoding type B 50S ribosomal protein L36 — protein sequence MKVRASIKKRSADCKIIRRKGKVFVINKKNPKFKQRQG from the coding sequence ATGAAAGTAAGAGCATCAATAAAAAAACGTAGCGCGGACTGTAAGATCATCCGTCGTAAAGGTAAAGTTTTTGTAATCAACAAAAAGAACCCTAAGTTTAAACAACGTCAGGGTTAA
- the rpsM gene encoding 30S ribosomal protein S13 → MARIAGIDLPKNKRGVIGLTYIFGIGRTRAEYILEKAGISEDVKVQEWNDDQLAAIRTIINDELKVEGALRSEVQLNIKRLMDIGCYRGLRHRKHLPVRGQRTKNNSRTRKGKRKTVANKKKATK, encoded by the coding sequence ATGGCAAGGATAGCAGGTATTGATTTACCTAAAAACAAAAGAGGTGTGATCGGCCTTACCTATATTTTTGGTATCGGTCGTACAAGAGCTGAATATATCTTGGAAAAGGCTGGTATCAGCGAAGATGTGAAGGTACAAGAATGGAATGATGACCAATTGGCAGCAATTCGTACTATCATTAACGACGAATTGAAAGTTGAAGGAGCATTGCGTTCCGAAGTTCAATTAAACATCAAACGTTTAATGGATATCGGTTGTTACCGCGGATTGCGTCACCGTAAACATTTACCAGTTCGTGGTCAACGTACTAAAAATAACTCACGTACTCGTAAAGGTAAACGTAAGACAGTTGCAAACAAGAAAAAAGCTACTAAATAA
- the rpsK gene encoding 30S ribosomal protein S11 has product MAKTKKAAKKRIVVIEPVGQAHINATFNNIIVTLTNNQGQTISWSSAGKMGFRGSKKNTPYAAGQAAQDCGKVAHDLGLRKVEVFVKGPGAGRESAIRTLQTVGIDVTTIKDITPLPHNGCRPPKRRRV; this is encoded by the coding sequence ATGGCTAAAACTAAAAAAGCTGCAAAAAAGCGTATCGTTGTTATCGAACCTGTAGGTCAGGCTCACATTAACGCAACGTTTAACAATATCATTGTAACTTTGACGAATAATCAAGGTCAAACTATTTCTTGGTCTAGTGCTGGTAAAATGGGTTTCCGTGGTTCTAAAAAGAACACGCCATATGCTGCTGGTCAAGCTGCACAAGACTGTGGAAAAGTTGCACACGACTTGGGTCTACGTAAAGTTGAAGTGTTTGTAAAAGGTCCTGGTGCTGGTCGTGAATCTGCCATCAGAACATTACAAACTGTGGGAATTGATGTGACTACTATTAAAGATATCACTCCACTTCCTCACAACGGTTGTCGTCCTCCAAAACGTAGAAGAGTTTAA
- the rpsD gene encoding 30S ribosomal protein S4, whose amino-acid sequence MARYTGPKSKIARKFREPIFGPDKALEKKNYPPGQHGASKRRGKQSEYAIQLLEKQKAKYTYGVLERQFANLFAKASSKQGITGEIFLKLLEARLDNVVYRLGIATSRAAARQLVSHKHITVNGEVVNIPSYSLRPGDVVAVRERSQSLEAITNSVAGRTVNKFSWLEWNAKELKGTFLSYPERADIPENIKENLIVELYSK is encoded by the coding sequence ATGGCTAGATATACAGGACCTAAGTCCAAAATTGCCCGTAAATTTAGAGAGCCGATTTTCGGCCCGGATAAAGCGTTAGAAAAGAAAAATTACCCTCCTGGACAACATGGAGCTTCTAAACGCAGAGGAAAGCAATCTGAATATGCTATTCAGTTGTTGGAAAAACAAAAAGCGAAATACACTTATGGTGTATTGGAGCGTCAATTCGCTAATCTATTTGCTAAAGCTTCCTCTAAACAAGGTATTACAGGTGAGATCTTCTTGAAATTACTTGAAGCTCGCTTGGACAACGTAGTTTACCGTTTAGGTATTGCTACATCCCGTGCCGCTGCTCGTCAGTTGGTATCCCATAAACACATTACTGTTAACGGTGAAGTTGTTAACATTCCATCATATAGCTTACGTCCTGGTGACGTTGTAGCAGTTCGTGAACGTTCTCAATCACTTGAGGCCATTACAAATTCAGTTGCAGGTCGCACTGTAAATAAATTTTCTTGGTTAGAGTGGAATGCGAAGGAATTGAAAGGTACTTTCTTAAGCTATCCAGAAAGAGCTGATATTCCTGAAAACATTAAAGAGAACTTAATCGTTGAGTTATACTCTAAATAA
- a CDS encoding DNA-directed RNA polymerase subunit alpha, whose translation MAILAFQRPDKVIMQKSTDFDGTFEFRPLEPGFGVTIGNALRRILLSSLEGYAITSIRFSGVSHEFSTIKGVVEDVTEIILNLKQIRFKKTGEIGDNEKVFVVINGQEQFLAGDITKFSNNFTVLNPDMVICNMDNSVTIELELSIAKGRGYVNADENKVVDAPVGVIAIDSIFTPIKNVKYTIENYRVEQKTDYEKLLLDISTDGSIHPEEALKEAAKILIQHFILFSDENMLLESQTKEETKVVDEEILHMRKILKTELVDLDLSVRALNCLKAADIRTLAELVTYDVADMLKFRNFGKKSLSEIQELVKSKGLSFGMNLAKYKLDEE comes from the coding sequence ATGGCAATTTTAGCATTTCAAAGACCGGATAAAGTTATCATGCAAAAATCTACGGATTTTGATGGTACGTTTGAATTTCGTCCATTGGAGCCTGGTTTTGGTGTAACCATTGGTAATGCTTTGCGCCGTATTCTATTGTCCTCTTTAGAAGGATATGCAATTACGTCGATAAGGTTTTCTGGCGTTTCGCACGAATTTTCAACGATCAAAGGTGTTGTTGAAGACGTAACTGAAATTATCTTGAACTTGAAACAAATCCGTTTCAAAAAAACAGGTGAGATTGGCGACAACGAAAAGGTATTTGTAGTAATCAATGGTCAAGAACAGTTCTTAGCTGGTGATATCACCAAGTTCTCTAATAACTTTACGGTTTTAAACCCTGACATGGTAATCTGTAACATGGATAATTCAGTGACAATTGAATTGGAATTGAGTATTGCCAAAGGTCGTGGATACGTAAATGCTGATGAGAATAAAGTCGTTGATGCGCCAGTAGGTGTTATCGCAATCGATTCGATCTTTACTCCGATCAAGAATGTTAAATATACCATTGAGAATTACCGTGTAGAGCAAAAAACTGACTATGAGAAATTATTGTTAGACATCTCTACTGATGGCTCAATTCACCCTGAGGAGGCGCTGAAAGAAGCTGCTAAAATCTTAATTCAACATTTTATCTTATTCTCTGATGAGAATATGCTTCTTGAATCTCAAACAAAAGAAGAAACTAAAGTTGTTGATGAAGAAATCTTACACATGCGTAAGATCTTGAAAACAGAGTTAGTAGATCTTGATCTCTCTGTGCGTGCATTGAACTGCTTGAAAGCTGCTGATATTCGCACATTAGCTGAGTTGGTTACTTACGACGTAGCTGATATGTTGAAATTCAGAAACTTCGGTAAAAAATCGTTAAGTGAAATTCAGGAGTTGGTGAAATCGAAAGGTTTGTCATTCGGAATGAACTTGGCAAAATACAAATTAGACGAAGAATAA
- the rplQ gene encoding 50S ribosomal protein L17 encodes MRHGKKVNHLGRTDSHRKAMLANMATSLIKHKRITTTLAKAKALRTYVEPLITKSKNDTTHSRRTVFAYLKDKDAVSILFREVSEKVANRPGGYTRIIKMENRLGDNAEMAFIELVDYNEIYGKKAAASEKKATRRRGGAKKAAAAETEAAVAETEAPAEVKPEVEGEEKVDGE; translated from the coding sequence ATGAGACACGGAAAAAAAGTAAATCACTTAGGCCGTACGGATAGCCATAGAAAAGCAATGTTGGCTAACATGGCAACGTCATTGATCAAACACAAACGTATTACAACTACTTTGGCTAAAGCAAAAGCGTTGCGTACGTATGTTGAGCCATTGATTACTAAATCTAAAAATGATACGACTCACTCTCGTCGTACAGTATTCGCTTACTTGAAAGATAAAGATGCAGTTTCTATCTTATTCCGCGAAGTATCTGAAAAAGTGGCTAATCGTCCAGGTGGTTATACACGTATCATCAAAATGGAAAACCGTTTAGGTGATAATGCAGAGATGGCTTTCATCGAGCTAGTTGACTACAACGAAATTTACGGTAAAAAAGCTGCTGCTTCTGAGAAAAAAGCTACTCGTCGTCGTGGTGGTGCTAAGAAAGCTGCTGCTGCCGAAACTGAGGCTGCTGTTGCCGAAACTGAAGCTCCTGCAGAAGTTAAACCTGAAGTAGAAGGTGAAGAAAAAGTTGACGGAGAATAG
- a CDS encoding aminotransferase class III-fold pyridoxal phosphate-dependent enzyme codes for MKPFNVYPINPINIVKANGSTVWDAEGNAYLDLYGGHAVISIGHTHPHYVQRITEQLNRIGFYSNSVEIPIQRELARLLGEVSGKVDYEVFLCNSGAEANENALKLASFYNKRKKVIAFSKAFHGRTSLAVAATDNPSIVAPVNETDHVVFLPFNDEDALKVAFESYGNEISSVIIESIQGVGGIREASVSFLRLIRSLCDQYNAVFIADEVQCGYGRTGLFYAQDYSGVDADIYTMAKGMGNGFPIGAISISPKFEASYGSLGTTFGGNHLACAAALAVLEVMQQDKLMENAAQVGQYLIDELRQIEEIIEVRGRGLMIGIELPESLAHVKKDLLLKNRIFTGEAKPFVIRLLPALNITKEHADQFLVALKKQISAVTVA; via the coding sequence ATGAAACCATTTAATGTTTATCCCATTAATCCCATTAACATTGTAAAGGCTAATGGATCGACGGTGTGGGATGCCGAAGGAAATGCTTACTTGGACTTGTATGGTGGTCATGCGGTGATATCGATCGGACACACGCACCCACATTATGTACAACGTATCACAGAACAATTGAACCGTATTGGCTTCTATTCTAACTCTGTTGAAATTCCAATTCAGCGTGAACTTGCCCGATTACTAGGGGAAGTTTCCGGTAAGGTTGATTATGAGGTATTCCTTTGTAATTCGGGCGCGGAAGCGAACGAAAACGCGCTCAAGCTAGCTTCTTTTTATAACAAACGGAAAAAGGTTATAGCGTTTTCAAAAGCTTTTCATGGCAGAACGTCCCTTGCAGTGGCAGCAACAGACAATCCAAGTATCGTGGCGCCCGTTAATGAGACAGACCATGTTGTATTTCTTCCTTTTAATGATGAAGATGCTTTAAAGGTCGCCTTCGAATCATATGGTAATGAAATTTCGTCTGTGATTATTGAAAGTATTCAAGGGGTAGGAGGGATCAGAGAAGCCTCAGTATCTTTTCTTCGATTGATCCGATCGCTTTGTGACCAATATAATGCTGTATTTATTGCTGACGAAGTACAATGTGGGTATGGAAGAACTGGCTTGTTTTATGCGCAAGATTACTCTGGCGTTGACGCAGATATTTATACCATGGCAAAGGGTATGGGAAATGGTTTTCCTATTGGCGCAATTAGCATTTCACCCAAATTTGAGGCTAGTTATGGCAGTTTAGGAACGACATTTGGGGGGAATCATCTGGCCTGCGCAGCTGCTTTGGCTGTGTTGGAAGTGATGCAACAAGATAAGCTTATGGAAAATGCTGCTCAGGTGGGACAATATCTTATTGATGAACTTAGGCAGATTGAAGAGATTATAGAAGTGAGAGGCCGAGGTTTAATGATCGGTATAGAATTGCCGGAATCTTTGGCTCATGTAAAGAAAGATCTCTTGTTAAAGAATCGTATATTTACTGGAGAAGCTAAGCCTTTTGTCATTCGCTTGCTGCCTGCTTTGAATATTACAAAAGAGCATGCTGATCAATTTTTAGTGGCATTGAAGAAGCAGATCAGTGCAGTAACGGTTGCATAA
- a CDS encoding acetylornithine carbamoyltransferase → MKRFFSVKDVPSIADVVQEALALKAAPYDNQELGQHKTLGLVFLNPSLRTRLSTQKAAMNLGMNVMVMNMDKDGWALETQDGVVMNGTTVEHIREAAAVMGEYCDILGLRSFPKLKDREEDYSEDLFNKFMKYCGVPVVSLESATRHPLQSLTDMITITEYKKVEKPKVVLAWAPHVKALPQAVPNSFAEWMCKAQEEGLVDFTIAQPMGYELSEEFTAGATISNNLEESLNNADFVYVKNWSSYQEYGEVYGVEDNWMMDNEKLNLTNDAKVMHCLPVRRDLELSSEILDGPNSLVIKEASNRVWAAQVVLKRMLEDLV, encoded by the coding sequence ATGAAAAGATTTTTCTCTGTTAAGGATGTACCTAGTATAGCTGACGTTGTTCAAGAAGCGTTGGCATTGAAGGCTGCGCCCTATGATAATCAGGAACTCGGTCAGCATAAGACGTTGGGACTTGTTTTTTTGAATCCGAGTTTGCGTACACGTTTAAGCACTCAGAAAGCGGCGATGAACTTGGGGATGAATGTCATGGTCATGAATATGGATAAAGACGGCTGGGCTCTTGAGACACAGGACGGTGTTGTGATGAACGGGACAACTGTTGAGCATATCCGTGAGGCCGCAGCTGTAATGGGTGAATATTGCGATATTTTGGGACTACGGTCATTTCCAAAACTGAAAGACCGTGAAGAAGATTATAGCGAAGACCTTTTTAACAAATTCATGAAGTACTGTGGGGTTCCTGTTGTTTCGTTAGAGAGCGCAACACGTCACCCTCTACAGAGTTTAACGGATATGATTACCATCACGGAGTACAAGAAGGTTGAAAAACCAAAGGTAGTGTTAGCTTGGGCTCCTCACGTTAAGGCTTTACCTCAGGCAGTACCTAATTCTTTTGCAGAGTGGATGTGTAAAGCACAAGAAGAGGGATTGGTCGATTTTACGATAGCTCAGCCTATGGGATACGAGTTAAGTGAAGAGTTTACCGCTGGTGCAACTATATCAAATAATCTCGAGGAAAGTTTAAATAATGCTGATTTTGTTTATGTAAAAAATTGGTCTTCTTATCAGGAATATGGTGAGGTATATGGTGTTGAAGATAATTGGATGATGGATAACGAGAAGCTCAATTTGACGAATGATGCTAAAGTTATGCATTGTCTGCCTGTAAGAAGAGATCTGGAATTATCTTCTGAGATTCTGGACGGTCCAAATTCACTTGTAATTAAAGAGGCTAGCAACCGTGTATGGGCTGCTCAGGTTGTTTTGAAACGTATGTTAGAGGATTTGGTATAA
- the argB gene encoding acetylglutamate kinase, producing the protein MANSVLNIIKIGGNIIDDEHQLDSFLEKFSALSGKKILVHGGGKIATRLANELGIEAQMIEGRRVTNEEMLRVVTMVYAGLTNKTIVAKLQNLKCDAVGLTGADGDVIKAIKRPVKDVDYGFVGDLLHDSVNTLAIKKFLEAGFVPVFSAITHNGLGQLLNTNADTIASSLAVSLASLYETSLVYCFEKNGVLRDVTDENSVIPTIKSEEFEQLKESGVVHEGMIPKLQNAFNAINKGVQEVYIGNANNLHLFQQGQFGTCLTLK; encoded by the coding sequence ATGGCTAATAGTGTATTAAATATAATTAAAATTGGTGGTAATATTATTGATGATGAGCACCAATTAGATTCTTTTTTAGAAAAGTTTTCCGCATTGTCGGGAAAGAAGATTCTTGTGCACGGCGGGGGCAAAATTGCGACTCGTTTAGCCAATGAATTGGGGATTGAAGCCCAAATGATTGAGGGACGTCGTGTCACAAATGAGGAAATGTTACGCGTGGTAACAATGGTATATGCTGGGTTGACAAACAAGACTATCGTTGCCAAATTACAAAATTTGAAATGTGATGCTGTTGGATTAACAGGAGCTGATGGCGATGTTATAAAAGCGATCAAACGGCCTGTTAAGGATGTCGATTACGGTTTTGTGGGTGATTTGCTTCATGACTCTGTAAACACCCTTGCGATTAAAAAATTTCTAGAAGCTGGGTTTGTTCCTGTATTTTCAGCGATTACACACAATGGCCTCGGTCAATTGCTTAATACCAACGCGGATACTATTGCCTCTTCATTGGCGGTTTCTTTGGCTTCGTTGTATGAAACTTCTCTGGTTTACTGTTTTGAGAAGAACGGTGTTTTACGTGATGTAACAGATGAGAATTCTGTCATTCCAACCATTAAGTCTGAAGAGTTTGAACAGCTTAAGGAATCCGGTGTCGTTCATGAAGGAATGATTCCTAAGCTGCAAAATGCATTCAATGCTATAAATAAAGGTGTTCAAGAGGTCTATATTGGAAATGCCAATAATTTGCATTTATTCCAACAAGGGCAATTTGGTACCTGTTTGACATTAAAATAA
- the proC gene encoding pyrroline-5-carboxylate reductase — translation MKKVTIIGSGNIGLSLAKGLVKSEFAHAADITLTRRNLNALANEASSGFSVSNDNKNAVQGADIVVFAILPQQLKKVLLEVAPVIEKTNQIFVSVVSGVSCADLKAELGEDATVIRAMPNTAIAIGQSMTCIASDNASDDSLKEIEHMFESVGSVVVINEDLMTSATALCACGIAFFLRAIRAASQGGVEIGFHAHDALKMAVQTAKGAADLLLHTNAHPEGEIDKVTSPKGCTIAGLNEMEHNGFSSAFIKGIKLSADKAGGLYHEG, via the coding sequence ATGAAAAAAGTCACCATTATCGGCAGTGGTAATATTGGTCTTTCTTTGGCAAAGGGACTTGTAAAAAGCGAATTTGCGCATGCTGCTGATATTACACTGACAAGGAGAAATCTCAATGCATTGGCCAATGAAGCCAGTAGTGGCTTTTCAGTAAGCAATGATAATAAAAATGCAGTTCAGGGGGCTGATATTGTCGTCTTTGCTATCTTACCGCAACAGCTTAAAAAGGTGCTACTAGAAGTAGCCCCTGTAATTGAAAAGACAAATCAAATTTTTGTGTCCGTTGTATCGGGAGTTTCCTGTGCTGATTTAAAAGCGGAGTTGGGTGAGGATGCCACGGTAATACGTGCGATGCCAAATACGGCAATTGCAATCGGTCAGTCAATGACCTGTATTGCCAGTGATAATGCTTCCGATGATAGTTTGAAAGAGATTGAACATATGTTTGAATCAGTGGGGTCAGTAGTTGTCATTAATGAAGATCTCATGACATCGGCAACAGCATTATGTGCGTGCGGTATCGCTTTCTTTCTCCGTGCTATTCGAGCGGCCTCACAGGGCGGAGTTGAAATTGGATTTCATGCGCATGATGCGTTAAAAATGGCAGTTCAAACAGCAAAAGGTGCTGCTGATTTGTTATTGCATACCAATGCTCACCCAGAAGGAGAGATTGATAAAGTAACTTCACCAAAAGGCTGTACAATTGCGGGACTAAATGAGATGGAACATAACGGTTTTAGTTCTGCCTTTATAAAAGGGATTAAACTGTCTGCGGATAAGGCAGGAGGATTGTATCATGAAGGATAA
- a CDS encoding M20 family metallo-hydrolase has translation MKDKECLFEDALNLLKQLIGLSSLSREEDLTANLIYGFFEERGIKTYRKGNNIWVYNAHYDRTKPTILLNSHHDTVKPNTGYTRDPLQATVEDGKLYGLGSNDAGGCLVSLIATFLYFYQQSNLTYNFCLVASAEEEISGRNGIESVLDEIGPIDFAIVGEPTLLDLAIAEKGLMVLDCTALGTAGHAARNEGDNAIYKAIKDIEWFQHYAFERTSSTLGPIKMSVTVIQAGSQHNVVPATCNFVVDVRTTDAYSNEETLDIIKSHVKSEVTARSTRLKSSFIPESHPIVKAGIALGRKVYGSPTMSDQALIPVPSLKLGPGDSARSHMADEFIYIDEIRAGIDLYIGMLEKIV, from the coding sequence ATGAAGGATAAGGAATGCCTGTTTGAAGATGCCTTGAATCTTTTGAAACAATTGATTGGATTGTCCTCTTTGAGTAGAGAAGAGGACCTTACAGCAAATCTTATTTATGGTTTCTTTGAAGAACGAGGCATCAAAACCTATCGAAAAGGCAATAATATTTGGGTGTATAATGCCCATTATGATCGTACTAAACCAACAATACTGCTCAACTCTCATCACGATACAGTAAAACCAAATACAGGTTATACAAGGGATCCGCTACAGGCTACGGTAGAAGACGGGAAATTGTATGGGCTGGGAAGCAACGATGCAGGTGGCTGTCTAGTCTCTTTGATCGCAACTTTCTTGTATTTTTACCAGCAATCGAATTTAACATATAACTTCTGTCTCGTTGCCAGTGCCGAAGAAGAAATTTCAGGTCGGAATGGTATAGAATCTGTTTTGGATGAAATTGGTCCTATAGATTTTGCTATTGTGGGTGAACCTACCTTATTGGATTTGGCAATTGCCGAAAAGGGGCTGATGGTGTTGGATTGTACCGCTTTAGGAACGGCTGGACATGCCGCACGTAATGAGGGGGATAATGCGATCTATAAAGCGATCAAGGATATTGAATGGTTTCAACATTATGCATTTGAAAGAACTTCTTCAACTTTAGGCCCAATTAAGATGTCGGTAACCGTGATTCAGGCGGGATCGCAGCACAATGTGGTACCGGCTACTTGTAACTTTGTTGTCGATGTCAGAACCACAGATGCTTATTCGAATGAAGAGACATTGGATATTATCAAGTCTCATGTAAAATCTGAAGTCACAGCGCGGTCGACACGTTTGAAGTCTTCTTTTATTCCTGAATCACACCCAATTGTCAAGGCAGGTATTGCCCTTGGGCGTAAAGTATATGGCTCACCTACGATGAGTGATCAGGCTCTTATCCCTGTTCCTTCTTTGAAGTTAGGACCTGGCGATAGCGCCCGCTCCCATATGGCGGATGAATTTATTTATATTGACGAGATTAGGGCAGGAATAGATCTCTATATCGGCATGTTAGAAAAGATCGTATAA
- a CDS encoding Lrp/AsnC ligand binding domain-containing protein: protein MENQYANYDLDNLDIQILSILMNDASIPYTEIAKKLIVSGGTIHVRMKKMEELGIIRGSNLIINPQKVGFDITAFLGIYLEKGSQYADAVDKLKEIKEVVELHYCTGQYSIFAKIICRDTVHLRKVLNEDIQSVPGIQRTETIISLEESIKRQISLV, encoded by the coding sequence ATGGAAAATCAATATGCAAACTATGATCTAGACAATTTGGATATCCAAATCTTGTCTATTCTAATGAACGATGCCTCAATTCCTTATACCGAAATAGCAAAAAAGCTAATCGTATCAGGTGGTACAATTCACGTTAGAATGAAGAAGATGGAAGAACTAGGTATCATTAGAGGATCAAATCTGATTATCAATCCTCAAAAAGTCGGATTTGATATTACGGCTTTTTTGGGTATCTATCTTGAAAAAGGTTCACAATATGCAGATGCAGTAGATAAATTGAAAGAAATCAAAGAAGTGGTCGAATTACATTATTGTACTGGCCAATACAGTATTTTTGCCAAAATAATCTGTAGAGATACAGTGCACCTCAGAAAAGTACTGAATGAAGATATTCAATCTGTGCCTGGCATCCAACGTACAGAGACTATTATCTCTCTCGAAGAGAGTATAAAACGTCAAATCAGCTTGGTCTAG
- the ruvC gene encoding crossover junction endodeoxyribonuclease RuvC, with protein MQKEKAKERIILGIDPGTVVLGYGIIKEVGNNISLISMGVIKMGHLDDQALKLQRIFKKTSALMQEYNPDCVALESPFYGKNIQVMLKLGRAQGVAMAAALAQDIPIFEYSPRKIKQSVTGNGNATKEQVSAMLKNLLKFEETPQFLDATDGLAIAVCHSFQKNAVSGSSKSYSGWSSFIKDNKDRVK; from the coding sequence ATGCAGAAGGAAAAGGCGAAAGAAAGAATAATTTTAGGAATCGACCCCGGAACAGTCGTCCTCGGGTATGGTATCATCAAAGAAGTGGGCAATAATATATCCCTGATCTCCATGGGTGTGATTAAAATGGGACATTTGGATGACCAGGCACTAAAACTACAACGTATTTTCAAAAAAACCTCTGCTTTGATGCAAGAATATAATCCCGACTGTGTAGCACTTGAGTCACCGTTTTATGGCAAAAACATACAGGTAATGCTTAAGTTAGGACGAGCACAGGGTGTCGCCATGGCGGCAGCGCTTGCCCAAGATATTCCGATTTTTGAATATTCCCCAAGAAAGATTAAACAATCTGTTACAGGGAATGGAAATGCCACGAAAGAGCAGGTTTCTGCGATGCTAAAGAATCTATTGAAATTTGAAGAAACACCTCAGTTTCTGGATGCTACCGACGGCTTGGCAATTGCTGTATGCCATTCTTTTCAGAAGAATGCTGTATCTGGCAGCAGTAAATCTTACTCAGGATGGTCATCCTTTATCAAAGACAATAAGGATCGAGTCAAGTAA